Proteins encoded by one window of Anaerobacillus sp. CMMVII:
- a CDS encoding ThuA domain-containing protein, which produces MTKKALIVWGGWNGHEPEQVAGIFKGILEEENFDVEVSDSLDSYADPEKLKSLDLIVPHWTMGQIEKKYVDNISKAVMSGVGLAGCHGGMCDSFRNNVDWQFMTGGNWVAHPGNDGVEYMVNIKHSSSPILEGFHDFKVVSEQYYLHVDPAVEVLATTRFPIVEGPHSLNKAVDMPVVWTKRWGVGRVFYSSLGHLANIVSMPEVSLIMRRGFLWAAEGKTLYAKKESNTFAAVGNGSRIYTGMGDSQ; this is translated from the coding sequence ATGACAAAAAAAGCACTGATTGTATGGGGCGGCTGGAACGGCCATGAGCCAGAACAAGTGGCTGGTATTTTCAAAGGAATCCTAGAGGAAGAGAATTTTGATGTAGAGGTTTCTGATAGCCTTGATTCATATGCAGATCCTGAAAAATTAAAATCACTTGACTTAATCGTTCCTCACTGGACAATGGGTCAAATTGAAAAAAAGTACGTTGACAATATTTCTAAAGCTGTGATGAGTGGTGTTGGATTAGCTGGGTGTCACGGGGGGATGTGTGACTCGTTCCGAAATAACGTCGACTGGCAGTTCATGACTGGTGGAAATTGGGTGGCTCATCCTGGAAATGACGGAGTTGAATATATGGTCAATATTAAACACTCTTCTAGCCCAATCCTAGAAGGTTTCCATGACTTTAAAGTAGTAAGTGAGCAGTATTATTTACATGTAGACCCTGCTGTAGAAGTACTTGCAACAACTCGCTTCCCAATTGTAGAAGGACCACATTCTTTAAATAAAGCAGTTGATATGCCTGTTGTATGGACAAAGCGTTGGGGCGTTGGCCGCGTATTTTACAGTTCTTTAGGTCATCTTGCAAATATTGTATCAATGCCTGAAGTATCCCTTATCATGCGCCGAGGCTTCTTATGGGCGGCAGAAGGAAAAACTCTATATGCAAAAAAGGAATCGAATACGTTTGCTGCAGTAGGAAACGGCAGCCGCATCTATACAGGTATGGGAGATAGTCAATAA
- a CDS encoding Gfo/Idh/MocA family protein, with the protein MSKVKIGIIGCGNISSIYMQNIPSFDHLELVACADLDVERARAQAEKFNIQNAYSVSEILDDPDVDLIINLTIPKAHAQVCIQALEAGKHVYVEKPLAVTREEGQMILDVAKGKGLLVGSAPDTFLGGGMQTARHLIEKSEIGTPIGASAFMIGRGHEHWHPDPGFYYDEGGGPMFDMGPYYLTALVNLLGPIRRLSGSTRISYPERTILSQPKAGTIIQVKTPTHIAGTIEFSSGVIGTITTSFDAFGGSTLPPIEIYGSKGTLLVPNPNTFGGPVRIRKREEKEFVEVPLTHHYAGNSRGIGVADMALAILTGKPHRANGELAFHVLEAMHGFHDSSESGTFYRMQSTCEKPEAFPENYQFNPLAKNS; encoded by the coding sequence ATGAGTAAAGTGAAAATAGGGATTATCGGTTGTGGAAATATAAGCTCTATCTATATGCAAAACATTCCTAGCTTCGATCATCTAGAACTAGTTGCTTGCGCAGACTTAGATGTGGAGAGAGCTCGTGCTCAAGCTGAGAAATTCAATATTCAAAACGCTTATTCAGTAAGTGAAATCCTTGACGATCCTGATGTTGATCTTATCATCAATTTAACAATTCCTAAGGCACATGCACAGGTTTGTATTCAAGCTCTTGAGGCTGGAAAACATGTGTATGTTGAAAAACCACTTGCGGTAACACGTGAAGAAGGTCAAATGATTTTAGATGTGGCAAAAGGAAAGGGCCTACTTGTTGGAAGTGCACCTGATACTTTCTTAGGCGGCGGGATGCAAACCGCTCGCCATTTGATTGAAAAAAGTGAAATTGGTACACCCATTGGCGCTTCTGCATTTATGATTGGGCGTGGACATGAGCATTGGCATCCAGACCCAGGTTTCTACTATGACGAGGGCGGAGGTCCAATGTTTGATATGGGACCTTATTATTTAACTGCACTAGTAAATTTATTAGGACCAATCCGTCGTCTTTCAGGTTCTACTCGAATTAGTTACCCTGAACGTACGATTTTGAGCCAGCCAAAAGCAGGAACCATTATTCAAGTAAAAACCCCGACTCATATTGCGGGTACCATAGAATTTAGTTCTGGCGTTATAGGAACGATTACTACAAGCTTTGATGCATTTGGTGGTTCCACTCTTCCACCAATTGAAATTTATGGAAGTAAGGGTACATTGCTTGTCCCAAATCCCAATACGTTTGGTGGACCTGTTCGAATTCGCAAACGCGAAGAAAAAGAATTTGTTGAGGTCCCCCTCACCCATCATTATGCTGGTAACAGCCGTGGTATCGGTGTAGCAGATATGGCCCTTGCCATTCTAACAGGCAAACCGCATCGAGCGAATGGAGAATTGGCATTCCATGTATTAGAAGCGATGCACGGTTTCCACGATTCCTCTGAAAGTGGGACCTTCTATCGAATGCAAAGCACCTGCGAAAAACCTGAGGCGTTCCCAGAGAATTATCAATTTAATCCATTGGCTAAAAATTCATAA
- a CDS encoding bifunctional transcriptional activator/DNA repair enzyme AdaA, with protein sequence MKQEIPEEYWKAILENNPSYDRVFYYAVKTTGIFCRPSCHSRPPNKDNVRIFHDANVAQSFQYRPCKRCRPDTIELPEEKWVNSILSWLDLNYKKAITLTTLGETFHVSPYHLQRTFKRATGISPVEYLRKIRVEKAIYYLENTNETVSRIGSAVGYANTSYFVTLFKKEKLLSPIAYRKKYKTAKGVSL encoded by the coding sequence GTGAAACAGGAAATACCAGAAGAATATTGGAAAGCAATCTTAGAAAATAATCCCAGTTATGATAGAGTTTTTTACTATGCTGTCAAAACGACAGGGATATTCTGCCGTCCATCATGTCATTCAAGACCACCTAATAAAGATAATGTTAGGATATTCCATGATGCGAACGTAGCACAATCCTTTCAATATAGACCTTGTAAACGATGTAGACCGGATACTATCGAACTTCCTGAGGAGAAGTGGGTGAATTCCATTTTGAGTTGGTTGGACTTAAACTATAAGAAAGCTATTACGTTAACGACTCTTGGAGAAACTTTTCATGTGAGTCCATATCATCTTCAGAGAACGTTCAAGCGGGCAACAGGAATTAGTCCAGTGGAATACCTTCGGAAAATTCGAGTAGAAAAAGCAATCTATTACTTGGAAAACACAAACGAAACGGTATCAAGAATTGGCTCCGCAGTTGGGTATGCTAATACCTCTTACTTCGTTACCTTGTTTAAAAAAGAAAAGCTGTTGTCACCAATCGCTTATAGAAAAAAGTATAAAACTGCCAAGGGAGTTAGCTTATGA
- a CDS encoding DMT family transporter codes for MRLIGPLIVLSLIWGLSFVFIENLIGTAGVWGTVFLRCLAGAIILLPFLLIKMKKKEVPKRLPWKALVTVGIFNAGLPWGLIALSQTNITSNTAAVLNALTPILTGLIGFIIFSVYLNKKQWGGIFLGFIGILILMNFNINDLLSSNFIGIGTMIIATTCYGFATHFTRRYLQSLNVVIITIFSLLVGACIGAIGVVTTDSSSFANILESIDLLFLISVLGLGCLGSGIAHLLYYYLINNGGAEFASTVTYLIPLTALLWGNVLLGEPITSNLIIGLITIFFGVFLSNQKSKALVETKSLRDIRQN; via the coding sequence ATGAGATTAATCGGGCCTTTAATAGTATTAAGTTTAATATGGGGATTATCCTTTGTGTTTATAGAAAACTTAATTGGTACAGCTGGTGTATGGGGAACGGTATTCTTACGCTGTCTCGCGGGTGCTATCATCCTATTACCATTTTTATTAATTAAGATGAAGAAAAAAGAGGTTCCGAAACGTCTACCATGGAAAGCACTAGTGACCGTTGGGATTTTTAATGCAGGATTGCCTTGGGGACTAATTGCACTTAGTCAAACGAATATTACTAGTAATACAGCAGCAGTCCTTAATGCCTTGACGCCAATATTGACAGGTTTGATTGGATTTATTATCTTTTCAGTCTATCTTAACAAAAAGCAATGGGGAGGCATTTTTCTCGGTTTTATTGGAATTTTAATCTTGATGAATTTTAACATTAACGATCTACTTTCTAGCAATTTTATTGGAATTGGAACAATGATCATAGCGACCACTTGTTATGGATTCGCTACTCACTTTACTAGAAGATACCTCCAAAGTTTAAATGTCGTCATCATTACAATATTCTCTTTACTTGTTGGTGCTTGTATAGGGGCAATAGGAGTAGTTACAACAGACTCTTCATCATTTGCGAACATATTAGAATCAATTGATTTACTTTTTCTAATATCTGTATTAGGTTTAGGCTGTTTAGGATCAGGGATTGCACATTTACTCTATTATTATTTGATTAATAATGGTGGGGCGGAATTTGCTAGTACTGTCACTTACCTAATCCCCCTTACTGCACTTTTGTGGGGGAATGTATTATTAGGAGAACCAATCACTAGTAACCTAATTATCGGCTTAATAACAATCTTTTTCGGAGTTTTCCTTTCTAATCAAAAGTCAAAAGCTTTAGTTGAAACAAAATCATTAAGGGATATAAGACAAAATTAG
- a CDS encoding LacI family DNA-binding transcriptional regulator, with protein MSFGVKNGGNFITKRIDVAKLAGVSEATVSRVFNNVGPIREETKQKVFEAANALNYQPNAIAQSFAKGKSGNIGVIVPYLPKVHLLSTYYFSEILSGIGMKLGEHQYNLLLLFQTPNEHKDNVQLFQSQKVDGCIILGARDVPSEKEDIARLHTRGLPYCLVNQTFDDDEPFNSIDAKHYDGSFEAVSLLIKKGYKRIAFLNGPMEYSNSSERLKGYQEALRIADIPLKDNWVFEGNYSRSSGLKIAQEIGSMLSEVDAVFAGNDRMAIGLMQGLGEQGFQIGQDYALIGYDDSDVASIIQPQLSSVHVPLFEMGQMAAERVLQALLQGKTESYQERLPVYVVERQSSNRINRG; from the coding sequence ATATCTTTTGGTGTAAAGAATGGAGGGAATTTTATAACTAAGAGAATTGATGTTGCAAAATTAGCAGGTGTGTCAGAAGCCACAGTATCCCGGGTGTTTAATAATGTTGGTCCCATCCGTGAAGAAACAAAACAGAAAGTATTTGAAGCAGCTAACGCTTTAAATTATCAGCCTAATGCCATTGCTCAAAGCTTTGCTAAAGGCAAAAGTGGAAACATCGGTGTCATCGTTCCTTATCTTCCTAAAGTTCATTTACTATCTACCTATTATTTTTCTGAAATCCTAAGTGGAATTGGAATGAAGCTAGGGGAACATCAGTACAATCTACTATTATTGTTTCAAACTCCTAATGAACATAAAGATAATGTCCAGCTTTTTCAATCACAAAAGGTAGATGGCTGTATCATCTTAGGGGCACGGGATGTACCTAGCGAAAAAGAAGATATTGCTAGATTGCATACACGAGGACTTCCCTATTGCCTAGTTAACCAAACCTTCGATGATGATGAACCGTTTAATTCGATTGATGCCAAACATTATGATGGAAGCTTTGAAGCCGTGTCACTACTAATAAAAAAAGGCTACAAACGCATTGCTTTCTTAAATGGACCCATGGAGTATTCAAATAGCTCTGAGCGTTTAAAAGGTTATCAGGAGGCACTTCGTATAGCAGATATTCCCTTAAAGGATAATTGGGTATTCGAAGGCAATTACAGTCGTTCAAGCGGGCTCAAAATCGCACAGGAGATAGGGTCTATGTTGTCAGAGGTTGATGCAGTTTTTGCTGGGAATGACCGGATGGCAATTGGACTCATGCAAGGCTTAGGGGAACAAGGATTTCAAATTGGTCAAGATTACGCTCTGATTGGCTATGATGACTCAGATGTAGCTAGTATTATCCAACCTCAGTTAAGCTCAGTCCATGTTCCATTGTTTGAAATGGGACAAATGGCTGCAGAAAGGGTTTTACAAGCACTTTTACAGGGTAAAACAGAAAGTTATCAAGAACGATTGCCTGTATATGTTGTAGAAAGACAATCAAGCAATAGAATTAATAGGGGATGA
- a CDS encoding DUF5412 family protein produces MKKQQCFRKDPDKNNKKSKEIYWEYRGEKAVLEWIDDNIV; encoded by the coding sequence TTGAAAAAGCAACAATGTTTTAGAAAAGATCCTGATAAAAACAATAAAAAATCTAAGGAAATATATTGGGAATACCGAGGAGAAAAAGCTGTCCTTGAGTGGATTGATGACAACATAGTATAG
- a CDS encoding MATE family efflux transporter — protein sequence MSSQTEKKSRGRDLTEGNVFKHLLFFSFPLLIGNLLQSLNQLIDAFWVGRFIGPNALAGIAVSGSVVFVLLAFIFGFVIATSTMVAQYKGAKDEESLQKTVDSSVKALTLAALVLTVVAIFLTPYILRVLQTPVEIFDMAQTYLMIFFSGLLFVGGYNYLSAILRGLGNSKTPLYFLIVATVTNIILDPILIIGVGPIPELGVAGAALATVLSQALAFGLGLSYIKRHDLGFKMRLFKGKAENFYLMRMIKMGIPAGLQQVVVSSAVVAVMGAVNMQGAATVAGFGTATRLDGFIMLPAMSLGLAISAMVGQNIGAGKWERIPSIVRSGLFLTFVITGSLSLVLFFLREQALALFTDDPQVIKEGASYLKIVVFAFVPFSFMFIITGVLRGAGDMIWGLILTAASLWAIRVPAVYILAHFLGTDGIWYGMALSFILAYVIAGTYYLSGNWKKKALVKQSIGKEKKQISTAN from the coding sequence ATGTCTAGTCAAACGGAAAAAAAGAGTAGGGGAAGAGATTTAACAGAGGGCAATGTCTTTAAGCATTTATTGTTTTTTAGTTTTCCATTACTTATTGGTAACCTACTGCAGTCATTAAATCAATTAATTGATGCGTTTTGGGTTGGGAGATTTATTGGTCCTAATGCGTTAGCAGGTATTGCTGTGTCAGGCTCGGTCGTCTTTGTTTTGCTGGCTTTTATCTTTGGGTTTGTCATTGCAACCTCGACAATGGTTGCACAATATAAAGGGGCAAAAGACGAAGAGTCATTACAGAAAACGGTTGATAGTTCAGTAAAGGCACTAACTTTAGCTGCTCTCGTATTAACCGTTGTTGCTATTTTTCTTACGCCTTACATATTAAGAGTTTTACAAACCCCGGTTGAAATCTTTGATATGGCTCAAACATATTTAATGATCTTTTTCTCTGGATTATTATTTGTTGGGGGATATAACTACTTAAGTGCTATATTAAGAGGTTTAGGGAATTCAAAGACTCCTTTATATTTTCTAATTGTAGCGACAGTAACAAATATTATTTTAGACCCTATTTTAATTATTGGTGTGGGACCAATTCCGGAACTAGGCGTAGCAGGTGCCGCACTAGCAACGGTCCTTTCTCAAGCGTTAGCATTTGGGTTAGGATTAAGTTACATCAAAAGACATGACCTTGGTTTTAAAATGAGATTGTTTAAGGGGAAAGCAGAGAATTTCTATCTTATGAGAATGATTAAAATGGGGATTCCTGCAGGGCTGCAGCAAGTAGTAGTCTCATCAGCGGTAGTTGCAGTGATGGGTGCGGTAAATATGCAAGGAGCGGCTACTGTGGCAGGATTTGGTACGGCAACGAGGTTAGATGGCTTTATCATGCTACCTGCCATGTCCTTGGGATTGGCAATTTCGGCAATGGTTGGTCAAAATATCGGAGCTGGAAAGTGGGAACGGATCCCGAGCATTGTCCGTTCTGGTCTATTTTTAACATTTGTTATTACGGGAAGCTTATCTTTGGTATTATTTTTCTTAAGAGAACAAGCATTAGCTTTATTTACAGACGATCCTCAAGTTATTAAAGAAGGTGCTTCTTATCTTAAAATTGTAGTGTTCGCTTTCGTCCCATTTAGCTTCATGTTTATTATTACAGGTGTGTTAAGGGGAGCAGGGGATATGATTTGGGGTCTTATCCTTACAGCAGCTTCTTTATGGGCGATACGAGTTCCCGCCGTTTATATATTGGCGCATTTTCTTGGGACTGATGGAATTTGGTATGGAATGGCCTTAAGTTTTATTCTGGCTTACGTTATTGCAGGTACCTATTACTTATCAGGAAATTGGAAGAAGAAAGCACTTGTGAAACAAAGTATAGGCAAAGAGAAAAAACAGATTAGTACGGCTAATTAA
- a CDS encoding DUF5412 domain-containing protein: MKFVRKTPIIVLFLLVSLIVFSVQYTFFDWSLFKQELIIELTSPEGTYTINAYVYNGGATVNYSVLGELVF, from the coding sequence TTGAAATTTGTAAGAAAGACCCCAATCATAGTTTTATTCCTACTTGTCAGTCTTATAGTATTTAGTGTACAATATACCTTTTTTGATTGGAGTTTATTTAAACAAGAGTTAATTATCGAATTAACCTCTCCTGAAGGTACGTATACGATTAATGCATATGTATATAATGGTGGAGCTACGGTTAACTATTCAGTTCTTGGAGAACTAGTTTTTTAA
- a CDS encoding Gfo/Idh/MocA family protein translates to MKSVNVGMIGYKFMGKAHSHAYRDLPMFFPNSLKPEMKVICGRNEEAVAQAAKQFGWEEYTTDWKSLIERDDIDVIDINAPSDAHKEIAIAAARAGKHIYCEKPLALTLQDSREMLAAVQEAGVKHMVGFNYRFTPAVMLAKKLIDEGRLGEIYHFRAWFLQDWIIDPNFPLVWRLQKEVAGSGSHGDLGAHLIDMAHYLIGDISEVIGMSETFIKERPIPANMTGLSATSDENSPKGPVTVDDATLFMARFANGALGSFEATRFATGHRSTNSFEINGSKGSVIFDFERMNELQVYFTDDAKDVQGFRRVLATDAPHAYSEAWWPAGHTIGYEHTFIHSMVELMEAFTEDRQPVPNFVDGVKCQQVLEAVELSVEKRQWVKVSDL, encoded by the coding sequence ATGAAGTCCGTTAACGTTGGGATGATTGGTTATAAATTTATGGGAAAAGCACATAGTCATGCGTATCGTGACCTTCCGATGTTCTTTCCAAATAGCCTTAAACCTGAAATGAAGGTCATTTGCGGGAGAAATGAGGAAGCTGTGGCTCAAGCAGCTAAACAATTTGGCTGGGAAGAATACACAACGGATTGGAAAAGCCTAATCGAGCGTGATGATATTGATGTAATTGATATTAACGCACCTAGTGATGCACATAAAGAGATTGCGATTGCAGCTGCTAGAGCTGGAAAACACATTTATTGCGAAAAACCGTTAGCGCTTACATTACAAGATTCTCGTGAAATGTTAGCCGCTGTACAAGAAGCAGGTGTAAAGCATATGGTTGGGTTTAACTATAGATTTACTCCGGCCGTTATGCTTGCAAAAAAATTAATTGATGAAGGTCGTTTAGGAGAAATCTATCATTTCCGTGCATGGTTTTTACAAGATTGGATTATTGATCCGAACTTCCCTCTTGTATGGAGACTTCAAAAAGAGGTGGCTGGTTCTGGATCGCATGGTGACTTAGGAGCACATCTCATTGATATGGCTCATTATCTCATTGGTGATATTTCAGAAGTTATTGGTATGAGTGAGACGTTTATTAAAGAGCGTCCTATTCCTGCTAACATGACTGGCTTATCAGCTACAAGTGATGAAAACTCTCCAAAAGGGCCTGTAACAGTAGATGATGCGACTTTATTTATGGCGCGATTTGCAAATGGAGCGCTAGGTAGTTTTGAAGCCACGCGTTTTGCAACAGGTCACCGTAGCACAAATTCATTTGAAATTAACGGTAGCAAAGGTAGCGTAATCTTTGACTTTGAACGCATGAACGAGCTACAGGTTTATTTTACTGATGATGCAAAAGACGTACAAGGCTTCCGCCGTGTCTTAGCTACAGACGCTCCTCATGCTTATTCTGAGGCTTGGTGGCCAGCTGGACATACCATTGGCTATGAGCACACCTTTATTCATAGCATGGTCGAGTTAATGGAAGCATTCACTGAAGACCGTCAACCAGTTCCAAACTTTGTAGATGGAGTAAAATGCCAACAGGTTTTAGAAGCGGTAGAACTTTCGGTTGAAAAAAGACAGTGGGTAAAAGTTTCAGATTTGTAA